In one Heptranchias perlo isolate sHepPer1 chromosome 25, sHepPer1.hap1, whole genome shotgun sequence genomic region, the following are encoded:
- the pheta1 gene encoding sesquipedalian-1 → MKLNERSVAYYATCDSPTDKTGYLHKKGERNTAYHRRWFVLKGNLFFYFEEKDSREPIGVIVLEGCTVELCESSEEYAFAIKFDSSKSRTYKMAAESQGEMESWVKALSRASFDYMRIVVKELEKQLEEMQQNRVSGRKSQRKPPLRKHATNPRIAPQISHSCSISYGTPVKENGYVPWNTAQDQAIDAELNGKAHAVNDNNDILKHFSDQAPERPLHTQRLPPPLPPRRRTGTGGATSGIGGLMLTQDNNTATGTFSFTRLHEWFGRDVTQLRRQWQENKFRNDGGSQLDQMI, encoded by the coding sequence ATGAAGTTGAATGAACGAAGTGTGGCATATTATGCTACCTGTGATTCTCCTACTGACAAGACTGGATACTTGCATAAAAAGGGAGAGCGAAACACTGCTTACCACAGGCGCTGGTTTGTTTTGAagggtaatctgtttttttactttgaagaaaagGATAGCAGAGAACCAATTGGAGTGATCGTACTTGAGGGATGTACTGTGGAGTTGTGTGAATCTTCAGAGGAGTATGCCTTTGCAATCAAGTTTGACAGTTCTAAATCACGGACCTATAAAATGGCTGCTGAGAGCCAGGGAGAAATGGAGTCCTGGGTTAAAGCTTTATCTCGTGCAAGCTTTGACTACATGAGAATTGTTGTAAAGGAACTTGAAAAGCAATTGGAAGAAATGCAGCAAAATAGAGTCAGCGGCCGTAAAAGCCAGAGAAAACCACCACTGCGAAAGCATGCAACCAATCCTCGTATAGCACCACAAATCTCACACAGCTGCTCTATATCTTATGGAACTCCTGTTAAGGAAAATGGCTATGTCCCCTGGAACACCGCACAAGATCAAGCTATTGATGCTGAGTTGAATGGCAAAGCACATGCTGTTAATGATAATAATGATATCTTGAAGCATTTCTCAGACCAGGCACCTGAAAGACCACTACATACACAACGCTTGCCACCACCTCTGCCCCCTAGGCggagaacaggaacaggaggggcAACATCTGGGATTGGTGGTCTGATGCTCACCCAAGATAATAATACAGCAACAGGGACTTTCAGCTTTACCAGGTTACATGAATGGTTTGGCAGGGATGTAACACAGCTGCGAAGACAATGGCAAGAGAACAAGTTTAGAAATGATGGTGGTTCACAACTGGATCAAATGATTTGA